The following nucleotide sequence is from Candidatus Omnitrophota bacterium.
ACAAATGCACATGATTCCTCAAAACACACCCATTCATGATCCTTTGTGTACAAATACTCTTCTTCGTTTCCCATTGTTAACTCCTTTTAAAATAATTTTTTTAGGTCTTTAAAGAACCTTTTTTATAAAACGGTCTTTTAACAATTGCTGCTGAACTTTTATTCTTTTTATCACCGAAAAATATTTTATCGCCATCCAACTCACTGTCAACACTAATTAATCCAATTCCAATTCCTTTCTCTAAGCTCGGCGAGAAAATGCCGCTTGTGACAATGCCAATTTCTTTTGAATCATTTTCATAAAGGCTCTGTCCATGACGAGGCGAACGCCGAGTATCTGATAAGAAATAAATTATCTTTCTCTTAAGGCCAGATTGTTTTTGTTGTAAAAGCGTATCTTTACCAATAAACTCTTTATCAAAACAAATAAACCGACTCAAACCCGCATCCAAAGGAGAAATGTCATCTGTTATTTCGTGCCCATAAAGACTGTAGGCCATCTCGGTTCTCAAAATATCGCGCGCCCCTAAACCAGCGGGGCGAACTCTTTCATCATCCAAAAGTTTTTTCCACAACGCTTGCGCTTTTTCTGGTGCACAAAAAATTTCGTATCCTAACTCGCCTGTATATCCGGTCCGGCTTACAATATTCTTTTCTCCTAAAATATCAAAACAATTAAAATGAAAATAATCTAAAGATTCAACACCTGGAATAATATTCTTTAATACTTCTCTTGATAGCGGACCTTGCAAATCAAGTTTTGCAGTTTTTTCTGAAATATCAGTAATTAAAGAAGGAGCCAATAGATTATTTTTTAAATGAGAAAAATCTTTTGCAATATTTGCTGCATTAACAACGATCATAAATCTTTTTTCAGAAATACGAAAAACGATCAAATCATCCACTACTCCTGCGCGGTCATTAAGCATAAGACCATAGCGAGATGAGCCAATGGGCATGCTTGAAACTTCACATGTTATAATCTTTTCTAATCCATCAGAAACAGGGTTTCCATCAAAAATAAATTCACCCATATGCGAAATATCAAAAAGGGCCGCCTGCTCTCGACAGCGACTATATTCAGAAAGAATGCCTTCGTATTGAACCGGCATGAGCCATCCACCAAAATCGACCATGCGTGCGCCTAAATCGCAATGTGCTTGATACAAAGGTGTTCTATATAGAGAAGCTTGCATAAATATTGATTGTAAGTTTAAATTTTAATTAGAATCTTTAATACCCTTTCAGAGCGCATCACTACACTTTGAGGATATAGACAAGAAATATAAATTTGATAAGTCCATCATATAAAAATAAGATGACCTTGTAAAGATGATTTTAATATTCTTTTTTTAAAAATCAGACACAAAAGATAACATCTGTTTTGTAAGGTTCTTCGGCGGATTAAAAGAGGTCTGTTTGCTTTTTCTTGCAATGCTAAATAAGGACGAATAAAAAAAGCGCGCCTGGGTGGATTCGAACCCCCGACACCTAGTTCCGAAGACTAGTGCTCTATCCAACTGAGCTACAGGCGCATATAACCTTTAAATAACAATCTTTAAGAAAAATATCTCCGGTACCGCAACGCGGTACAGGCGCAGTTTTCTTAATCTTAGTATAGATGAATTGCGCACGCACTTAAATGAGGCCACGGCTTATGGCAGCTTTAGCAACATAAGCTGTTTGACCGAATTTATCCAGATTTTTGATTTTGAAAATCTGGATTCCTCAAACATTTTTAAAAATCGGCCAGGCGCAATTTCTTTGAGTTTTTCAACCTATAAATTACTCTAAAAATAGTTACTATTTATACCAAAATTATCATATTATGTAAAGGAGGAAGCTTGCTAACTTGTATTCTAGTTTTTTTAAGCTATAATGGTTTCTAGTAAATCATTAGAAATATAAACATGAAAAATAAAAAAATATCATATTTAGCAAATTCTATTATTGGAATTATAATTCTTCTAATTATAATTAATCTTGCCTTTAATAGCATTAGTATTATGGCGCAGATTACAACCATCGAAAAAAGATCAACAGAGCCTGGGTTTCAATATGCTGACCTTAAAGATCAGCTAAAAAATGAAACCATTGTTGGATTCTTAAGCGAGAAAAACCAAACACCCGAGGGCAATGACGGTGGGTTTATGATGGCTCAATACATGCTGGCCCCTATTTTGCTTGATCTCGATAACCCAGACCACAAAATAAACATCATTGATGCATCCACGCCTGATGCTGCAAAATCTATTTTATCTATTATCAGAGCAAAACCTGTCTATATTAGTCCTTTTGGAAAAATAATTGCGGAGCGCTTCTAATGATCAACCTTTTGGCCTACCTCATGTCGCTTTTCATTGGATTTTTTGTTATTCGCATTATTCTAAAAAATCAGCCAGCTTTATCAACCATGCTCATGCTCTGCCTTTCCATTGGGCTCGGGCTTGGCATATCAGCAACTCTAACCTTTTATTCTCTTTTTATCTTTGAGCAATTTAATCAAACAGCTATTTTTTCAATAAACTTTGTTGTATTACTAGGATTACTTATTGCCAACATTCTTTGTTTTCCTAAGGGAAAAAACAAAAACCACTCTCCTTCAGAACAAAAAAACAATATGAAATTTTATATAACCTGCAGCATTTGCTGGGGCATCGCTATAATTATCATAGCGATCTTGTCAAAACAATACCCTTTTGGAGGATGGGATGCATGGGGTCTTTACAATATGAAGGCAAAATTTCTTATTTTTGGTGCTGAACGCTGGCGAGATTTTGCGAAAGTTCATTGGCACACGCAACCAAGCTATCCGCTTCTTCTACCTCTTATCAACACATGGATTTTTGCTGTCTTTCAAAAAGGCATCATTGCTGCAGCGTCTATGACATCAATTGTATTCTCTGTTTCTTGCGGGCTTCTTCTTTATGCAGGACTATCTCAATTCATAAGGAAATGGATTGCATTTCTCGCCTCACTTCTTTTGATGTCAACACCATCCTATATTTTTTGGAGCACAACACAATATGCTGATGTTGTTTTATCTTATTTTCTTCTTTCAAGCGTCATCTTACTTGCCATAACGCTTAAAAACAAAAATTATCGATTTGCTCTTCTGTCAGGACTTTTCTTAGGACTTATGCCATTTGCAAAA
It contains:
- the gcvT gene encoding glycine cleavage system aminomethyltransferase GcvT, which gives rise to MQASLYRTPLYQAHCDLGARMVDFGGWLMPVQYEGILSEYSRCREQAALFDISHMGEFIFDGNPVSDGLEKIITCEVSSMPIGSSRYGLMLNDRAGVVDDLIVFRISEKRFMIVVNAANIAKDFSHLKNNLLAPSLITDISEKTAKLDLQGPLSREVLKNIIPGVESLDYFHFNCFDILGEKNIVSRTGYTGELGYEIFCAPEKAQALWKKLLDDERVRPAGLGARDILRTEMAYSLYGHEITDDISPLDAGLSRFICFDKEFIGKDTLLQQKQSGLKRKIIYFLSDTRRSPRHGQSLYENDSKEIGIVTSGIFSPSLEKGIGIGLISVDSELDGDKIFFGDKKNKSSAAIVKRPFYKKGSLKT
- a CDS encoding glycosyltransferase family 39 protein; protein product: MINLLAYLMSLFIGFFVIRIILKNQPALSTMLMLCLSIGLGLGISATLTFYSLFIFEQFNQTAIFSINFVVLLGLLIANILCFPKGKNKNHSPSEQKNNMKFYITCSICWGIAIIIIAILSKQYPFGGWDAWGLYNMKAKFLIFGAERWRDFAKVHWHTQPSYPLLLPLINTWIFAVFQKGIIAAASMTSIVFSVSCGLLLYAGLSQFIRKWIAFLASLLLMSTPSYIFWSTTQYADVVLSYFLLSSVILLAITLKNKNYRFALLSGLFLGLMPFAKNEGIVMMFFLSGLTSAYLLLRKDLDRTDAMRIIRFLFIGIAITGAATLIFKIFLAPTTREVLFNPLTKKLEFCNINGFLTTIGFYKTEFLNRGWNFIWVLIVFLGILRPKNLIRNEKKIFLTFFALFFTTLLYVYLTTAHFDLTWRLECTASRIILYLLPAVVFFSFYSFWGEDSQ